A single region of the Streptomyces sp. AM 4-1-1 genome encodes:
- a CDS encoding A/G-specific adenine glycosylase, which produces MTATTATQTPPSALHTPVIGWFDQHARDLPWRRPEAGAWGVMVSEFMLQQTPVSRVLPVYEQWLARWPRPADLAADAPGEAVRAWGRLGYPRRALRLHGAAQAITERHGGDVPREHGQLLALPGIGEYTAAAVASFAYGQRYAVLDTNVRRVFARAATGIQYPPNATTAAERKLARTLLPDEDERAARWAAATMELGALVCTAKNEDCSRCPIAEQCAWRLAGKPAHQGPPRRGQTYAGTDRQVRGRLLAVLREAVAPVPQMALDAVWEEPVQRARALDGLVADGLVEPLANGHYRLPLT; this is translated from the coding sequence GCGACACAGACGCCCCCCTCCGCCCTCCACACCCCCGTCATCGGGTGGTTCGACCAGCACGCCCGCGATCTGCCCTGGCGCCGCCCCGAAGCGGGTGCCTGGGGTGTGATGGTGAGCGAGTTCATGCTCCAGCAGACGCCCGTGAGCCGGGTCCTCCCGGTGTACGAGCAGTGGCTGGCCCGCTGGCCCCGCCCCGCCGACCTGGCCGCCGACGCGCCCGGTGAGGCCGTCCGCGCCTGGGGCCGGCTCGGCTACCCCCGGCGCGCGCTGCGCCTGCACGGGGCCGCGCAGGCGATAACGGAACGGCACGGCGGCGACGTACCGAGGGAGCACGGCCAGCTCCTCGCCCTGCCCGGGATCGGCGAGTACACGGCGGCGGCCGTGGCCTCGTTCGCGTACGGGCAGCGGTACGCGGTGCTCGACACGAACGTCCGCCGGGTGTTCGCCCGCGCCGCCACCGGCATCCAGTACCCGCCGAACGCCACCACGGCCGCCGAACGCAAGCTCGCCCGCACACTGCTCCCCGACGAGGACGAGCGGGCCGCCCGCTGGGCGGCGGCGACGATGGAGCTGGGCGCGCTGGTCTGCACGGCGAAGAACGAGGACTGCTCGCGGTGCCCGATCGCGGAGCAGTGCGCCTGGCGGCTGGCCGGGAAGCCCGCGCACCAGGGGCCGCCGCGTCGCGGCCAGACGTACGCGGGCACCGACCGGCAGGTCAGGGGCCGGCTGCTCGCCGTGCTCCGCGAGGCGGTGGCCCCGGTTCCGCAGATGGCGCTGGACGCCGTGTGGGAGGAACCGGTGCAGCGGGCTCGGGCACTGGACGGGCTGGTCGCCGACGGGCTGGTGGAGCCGCTGGCGAACGGTCACTACCGGCTGCCGCTGACCTGA